A genome region from Pan troglodytes isolate AG18354 chromosome 3, NHGRI_mPanTro3-v2.0_pri, whole genome shotgun sequence includes the following:
- the LOC129143885 gene encoding putative cytochrome c oxidase subunit 7A3, mitochondrial, giving the protein MLWNLLALHQIGQRTISTASHRHFKNKVPEKQKLFQEDDGIPLYLKGGIADALLHRATMILTVGGTAYAIYQLAVASFPNKGVTSIIPAITWFTFIQLSMDQKSDK; this is encoded by the coding sequence ATGCTGTGGAATCTGCTGGCTCTTCATCAGATTGGGCAGAGGACCATAAGCACTGCTTCCcacaggcattttaaaaataaagttccagagaaacaaaaactgtTCCAGGAGGATGATGGAATTCCACTGTATCTAAAGGGTGGGATAGCTGATGCCCTCCTTCATAGAGCCACCATGATTCTTACAGTTGGTGGAACAGCATATGCCATATATCAGCTGGCTGTGGCTTCATTTCCCAATAAAGGAGTGACTTCAATCATCCCAGCAATCACTTGGTTCACATTCATTCAGCTCTCTATGGACCAGAAATCTGATAAATGA